The DNA sequence CAGTAATCTCCTGAGTGATGGCTGCCTGGCGAGCTCTGTTATAGGAAAGGGTCAGATCATCAATAATTTCATTCGCATTGTCAGTCGCACTCTGCATTGCAGTCATGCGTGCTGCATGCTCACTCGCCTTGCCATCGAGAAGCGCACCATAAATGAGGCTCTCAGCATATTGAGGAAGCAAGGATTCCAAAATCTTCTCTTCGCTCGGTTCATATTCATAAACACTTCTTGCACCGCCGCTCGCTTCCCAGGATTGTTCAATCGGAAGAAGTGTCTTCTTCGTCACTTCCTGAGAAATCGCGCTGACATAGTGATTGTAGATAATTGATAGTTCATCAATCTCTTCATCGACATACATCTGGACAGCTTCTGATGCAAGAGAATTCACGTCATTGTAACTCGGATGGTCAGAGAGACCGATCATGCTCTTGATGACCGGCATATTGCGTTTGCGGCAATATTCATAACCAATTCGACCGATGACGATAATTGAATATTCATCCGGGCTGGAGTGCTTTTCACGGATTGTCTGCTGCAATTTACGCAGTACGTTCGCGTTGTACCCGCCAGCAAGCCCTCTGTCCGACGTGATAAGCAAGTATCCCGTCTTCTTCACATCACGCTTTGTGAGCATTGGATGCGAGTGGCTTGAATGGGATGCGATATGCGCGACGACTTGGCGAATTTTCTCACTATATGGAATGAACTGCTTGGCGTTCTGTTCCGCTTTGTTCCGTTTTGACGCGGAAACCATGTGCATGGCTTTTGTAATCTGTTTCGTCTTCTTCGTTGATTCAATTCTATTTTTAATATCGCGCAACGATGCCATGGGCTTAGTCCCCCTTTCAGCCGAGGTTTTGCCGATTGCTTACTGTGCAGATTCCGTTGTCAGGAATGTGCGCTTGAAACCTTCAATCGCCCCGTTCATTTCCTGCTCTTCAGGAAGATTGCCCGTCTTGTTGATGGAATCAAGCATTTCTTTATGATGCTCATCAAGATAATCGAAAAGCTCTGCCTCAAAACGCTCTACATCATGAACTGGTACATCATCGATATAGCCATGAGTAAGTGCGTAAATGATTGCGACCTGCTTCTCAACTGCAAGTGGTTTGTGCAATCCTTGTTTCAGTACTTCAACTGTACGTTGACCGCGGTCGAGCTTCGCCTTAGTTGCTTTATCCAAATCGGAACCGAACTGAGCGAATGCTTCCAACTCACGATAAGAAGCGAGGTCGAGACGCAATGTACCGGCTACTTTTTTCATTGCCTTGATCTGTGCAGCTCCCCCTACCCGCGATACGGAAAGTCCGGCGTTGATTGCTGGACGAACGCCTGCGAAGAAGAGATCGGACTGCAAGAAGATCTGGCCATCTGTAATGGAAATAACGTTCGTCGGGATATAAGCGGAAATATCTCCTGCCTGAGTCTCAACGAATGGCAATGCTGTTAGCGAGCCGCCGCCTTTTTCATCACTGAGTTTTGCTGCACGTTCAAGAAGACGTGAGTGCAAGTAGAAGACATCCCCTGGGAAAGCTTCACGGCCTGGCGGTCTGCGAAGAAGCAAGGAAAGTTCACGATATGCGACAGCCTGTTTTGAAAGGTCATCATATACGACGAGAACGTTCTTGCCGTTGTACATGAATTCTTCACCAATTGCTACTCCGGAATATGGAGCAAGGTAAAGAAGCGGTGCCGGCTCTGATGCACCAGCTGATACGACGATCGTATAATCAAGAGCACCATAACGGCGGAATGTTTCAACTGTGCTTCTTACTGTAGAATCTTTCTGACCGATGGCGACATAGATACAGATCATGTCTTTGCCTTTCTGGTTCAGAATCGTATCAACAGCAAGCGCTGTTTTACCTGTCTGTCTGTCACCGATTATCAATTCACGCTGACCGCGGCCAATTGGTACAAGGGCATCAATTGCCTTGATACCTGTCTGCAATGGCTCACTTACTGATTTACGGTCCATGATGCCAGGTGCTTCAGCTTCAACAGGACGAGTCTTGGAAGTGTTGATTGCGCCTTGACCGTCAATCGGCTGACCGAGCGGATTGACGACGCGGCCGATCATTTCTTCACCTACAGGCACTTGCATGATGCGGCCTGTTCTTCTTACTTCATCGCCTTCTTTGATCTCTGTATATGGTCCAAGAATGACGACACCGACATTGGATTCTTCCAAGTTCTGTGCCATCCCCATGACACCATTGGAGAATTCAATAAGCTCCCCTGCCATGACTTCATCAAGTCCATGGACACGGGCGATTCCGTCACCGATTTCAATGACAGTTCCGATATCTTTTACTTCGAGATCGGATTCGAATGTTTCGATCTGCTGCTTGATCAGAGAACTGATCTCTTCGGCTTTGATCGCCATAATGTCACCTCGCTTAGATTTTGCGCGTGCGAATCAATTGACTGAGACGGTCGAGCTTGCCTCGTACCGATCCGTCATAGATTGTATTGCCTACTCTTACTTTCAAACCGCCGATAAGCGACGGGTCTATTTTGTTCTCAATTTGTATATGCTGTTTTCCCAGTCGCTTTTTAAAAGCCTGGACAAGCTCATCTTTATTGCGATCATCCACTGGCTTTGCAGAATAGACTTCAAGTCTTGCAATCCCGCTTTCTTCCAAGACGCGTTCCTCGAACTGCTCTGCAATCAATGGTAGATTGTCAATGCGATGGCGCTCAATAAGCAAATAAACAGTGTGAAGCAAATCTTCGTTCAAGCCTGCAAAGATTTCACGGGCAAACGCTTTCTTCCTTGCTTGTGATAAGCTCGGATTCCCGAAAACTTGGACGAGCTCTTTATTCTTTAGAAAAACGTCACGCAGAACATTCAGCTCTTCGTGAAATGTTTCAAGCGTGCCGCGTTCTTTACCAAGTTGGAAAATGGCTTCAGCATAGCGGTTCGCAACTGTAACATCACTCATTTGTCTCACCCAGCTGCTTCACATAATCGTCGATGAGACGTGCCTGATCTTGGTCGGACAGCTCTTTTTCGATGACTTTTGTTGCAATGAGTACAGAAAGTGATGCAACTTGATCCTGCAATGCCTGGATGGCCTTTTCCTTTTCGTTGCGGATATCGGCTTGGGCCGCTTTCTTCAAACGTTCCGATTCCAGACGCGCCTGTTCAATGATTTCCTGCTCCTGCTTGCTTGCAATCGTGCGTGCATCATCGATAATTCTCTGCGCATCCTGTTTCGCTTCCTTCAGACGCTCTTCCGATTTCACGGCAAGTTCGGCCGCTTCCTTGCGACTTTTTTCAGCCGCTTCAATTTCGGAAATGACATAGTCCTCGCGCTTTTTCATCATATTCATGATTGGGCCCCAGGCGAACTTTCTTCCGATTACAAGAAGAATGAGGAAACAGATGAGCTGAACGAGAATATCGCCGATATGCAGGCCACCAAGACTTGCGAATATGTACGGCGTTCCAATCGTTGCGGACATGGGTGTCGCTCCCTTCTCTTGTTACAATATTTCCAAAAAACGGCTGAAGGCAATGGTCCATGGGAGGGCCATTGCATCACGCCGGCTTATCTGAATACGAACATGTCAAGAAGGGCAACAACGACGGCGATGATCGGCAATGCTTCAACAAGACCGATACCGAGGAACATTGTACCTTGCAATTGGCTCTTCAATTCTGGCTGACGGGCGATCCCTTCAATTGTACGACCTACGATTAGACCGTTACCGATACCGGCACCGACCGCTGCGAGGCCGATTGCGATTGCAGCTGCTAAAAGTTCCATAATATAAAATCCTCCCTTTTTATCTTAAAGCGATTTGTTTCAATATTTGTATGAAAACGGTTTAATGTTCGCTTGAAATCTTGTGCGAAATATAAACCATCGTCAACATTGTGAAAATATAAGCTTGGATTCCACCAATGAATATGCTGAATCCTTGCCAGGCGAGCATTGGAATGGCTCCTCCGATGAGTCCGAATATATTCGTCGTCATCAGGCCGGCTAGCAGGGTAAGGAGTACTTCCCCGGCATAGATGTTACCGAACAGTCGCAGACCAAGTGTAAGCGTGTTCGCAAATTCTTCAATGATGTTGATCGGCAGAAACACCGGGTATGGCTGGAAATAGCTTTTCAGATAATTCTTCGTGCCTCTCACCTTGACCCCGTAGTAATGGGATAGAAGTATTACAAAAACAGCTAGAGACAACGTGATGCCCGGATCGGATGTCGGCGATTTCCACCATAGTTTGTCACCTATAGAAACCATTGTGACAACTCCAAGCAGGTTGGCGGTCAGTATGTATGTGATGAGCGCCAATCCAAGTGGCAGAAAGACTTTTGCCATCTTCCAATCCATCGAGTCGCTAATGAGCCCTCTGACGAACTCAAGGATCCATTCCATGACGTTCTGGACACCTTTTGGCCGCATTTGCAAACTACGTGCACCGAGAATGATCAGCACGAGCACAATCACCGTTGTCACAATGATCATGAGGACATTGGACAAGTCGAATGAGAGCCACGGAATGCCGAACGCATTTTCCACTATCGGTGCTTCATGTTCCATTTGATTCACCTTCTTTTATTTTGGATTTGTGCAGCTCAAACAGAAGATAGTCCGCGACGATGACAATATATGACGTGAGCAGACCAAGGATGACAGATAGCACATCCAAATGCATAACATACTTGCCTGCAATCGCTATTGCCGCAACTGCTGAAGCGAATCTCGCTGCTGTACCGAGCCCTTTTGGCCTTTCGTTCCGTTCGACGGCATCACCTAAATACTTCACCCTGCGCTGCAAAAGCCACATATTGTAGAAGCTGAAAACAGTACCAAGAAGAAGCCCGAGGAATATTCGGTGGTAAGGGGTAAAACCTGCACCCAGAACGAACAAGGCCAGAAGATAGAACATCCATTTCCGCTGTCGAGCGGCCATCGTATCAAAATGTGACATGGCGTCCCTTCTCCTGATTCATTCCCTAGAGCAAAAAATATATGCTGGCAGGAATGTTTTTGTCCGAATTCAAAATCATCCGTCTTATTGGAAGAAAAAGAAATTCGGCAACAGACCTTGCAAAAATAATTACAACGGTCTTAATTTTCACGATACAACAGCACCATTTCAATGTCAATTTAATTTAGTTACATCAGAAAATTGAGACAATCTCCTTGTAAAATGCCCCTTTAAATGCCAAAAAAGGCAGAATGCGATCATTCTGCCTTTTGTGTGATTGGAAGTACTAGAATCTCAACTCTTCTGTTCTTCTCTCTTCCCTCTTTAGTTTTGTTGGAGGCGATCGGCTGGTACTCACCAGAACCTTTCGCGCTGAAGCTTCGTGGATCCAGCTTCTTATTCTCAAGAATCAGTTTCATGAAATTGACCGCCCTGCTCACACTAAGATCCCAGTTCGAATCATATTCGGAGTTCTTAATCGGGATGTTATCCGTATGACCGCTGATGACGACCTCACGCTGCGGATCCATGAAGAGCAAATTAGCCAATTTCTTGGCAGTCTTCTTATCGGAATTACGGACATCGGCACTTCCCGAACCGAAGAGAGCATTGTCGCCGATTGTGATCAAAAGACCTTCGTTTGTCAATTTTGTGTCAAATTCATCCGCCAGCTTATTATTGTCGATGTACTTGTCCACTCGTTCCTTGACCTTCGTCAGTTCTTCCTGCTCCTGTAAAGAATAGTCAAATTGCTGATCCTTCTTGTCCTTGTTCTGTTCATCTTCCTTTTTCGTCGGGATCTCAGTGCTCGGCGCCTCGCCCGGAGGCAGTTCACCTTGCTCAAGTATTCCCTTCTCTCCGACAAAGACCGTGTTGAAGACTTGGGACAGCTGCTGGAATTTCTGGGCATCAACTGAACTCATCGCGAATAGAACGATAAAGAGCGCCAGCAACAACGTCAGAATATCCGCATAAGGAAGGAGCCAGGACTCATCAATATGATCATCATGCTTCTTCTTATTCCTCTTCGCCATCGCTTTCATCCTCCGATCCTGCAAGAGCAGCTTGGCGTTCGCTCACTGGAAGATACGAAGCGAGCTTCTCCTCAATGACACGCGGCGGTTCCCCTTCAAGTATAGAAAGGATACCTTCGATCATAATTTCCTTTGTCTGTACTTCAGCCAATGATTTGCGTTTCAGCTTATTAGCGAACGGGTGCCAGAACACATAACCAGTGAAAATACCGAGCATTGTCGCTACGAATGCAGCTGCAATCGCGTGACCAAGTTCATCAGGGTTGTCCAAGTTACCAAGCGCCGCAATAAGACCGACTACCGCTCCAAGTACCCCAAGTGTCGGTGCATATGTGCCCGCCTGCGAGAAGATGGATGAATTCCCGGCATGGCGTGCTTCCATTGCTGAAATCTCTTCGCCCAAGATGTCACGGATGTACTCCGCACTCTGTCCGTCAACAGCGAAGCGCAGACCGCGTCTCAAGAACGGGTCTTCAATCTCTGCAATTTTGGCATCAAGAGCAAGCAGCCCTTCCTGTCTTGCAAGCTGAGCCAATTCTGAGAAAAAGCCGATCAACTCGCCCATCTCCATCGTCTTCTGATTCTTCATGATGATGCCAAGCAGCTTCGGTACCTTTTTTACTTCTGAAAGTGGAAAAGCAATCAGAATAACGGAAATCGTTCCGAGAATGATGATGAGAATTGCTGCCGGGTTGATCAAAGCAGTCAAGCTGACACCTTTCAACACCATCCCGACAAAAACTGCAATCAGACCGAGTATTATACCAACTAAAGATGTTATATCCATATTTTTCACCTGTCCCTCAAAAGTCCTATGTAATCATTATCGGTTGTTTTTTGGAAAAGTTAAGTAGAATACTGTTGAAAATGTGAACGAAAAAAGACGTTCCGATTTCACTTCGGAACGCCTCTGAACAACTATTTAACTTCAATCCAACTCTCACTCGACTGGAAGCTGCCGTCTTCCATCTCTA is a window from the Aciduricibacillus chroicocephali genome containing:
- the atpB gene encoding F0F1 ATP synthase subunit A, which translates into the protein MEHEAPIVENAFGIPWLSFDLSNVLMIIVTTVIVLVLIILGARSLQMRPKGVQNVMEWILEFVRGLISDSMDWKMAKVFLPLGLALITYILTANLLGVVTMVSIGDKLWWKSPTSDPGITLSLAVFVILLSHYYGVKVRGTKNYLKSYFQPYPVFLPINIIEEFANTLTLGLRLFGNIYAGEVLLTLLAGLMTTNIFGLIGGAIPMLAWQGFSIFIGGIQAYIFTMLTMVYISHKISSEH
- a CDS encoding F0F1 ATP synthase subunit delta, translated to MSDVTVANRYAEAIFQLGKERGTLETFHEELNVLRDVFLKNKELVQVFGNPSLSQARKKAFAREIFAGLNEDLLHTVYLLIERHRIDNLPLIAEQFEERVLEESGIARLEVYSAKPVDDRNKDELVQAFKKRLGKQHIQIENKIDPSLIGGLKVRVGNTIYDGSVRGKLDRLSQLIRTRKI
- a CDS encoding ATP synthase subunit I → MSHFDTMAARQRKWMFYLLALFVLGAGFTPYHRIFLGLLLGTVFSFYNMWLLQRRVKYLGDAVERNERPKGLGTAARFASAVAAIAIAGKYVMHLDVLSVILGLLTSYIVIVADYLLFELHKSKIKEGESNGT
- the motA gene encoding flagellar motor stator protein MotA, with the protein product MDITSLVGIILGLIAVFVGMVLKGVSLTALINPAAILIIILGTISVILIAFPLSEVKKVPKLLGIIMKNQKTMEMGELIGFFSELAQLARQEGLLALDAKIAEIEDPFLRRGLRFAVDGQSAEYIRDILGEEISAMEARHAGNSSIFSQAGTYAPTLGVLGAVVGLIAALGNLDNPDELGHAIAAAFVATMLGIFTGYVFWHPFANKLKRKSLAEVQTKEIMIEGILSILEGEPPRVIEEKLASYLPVSERQAALAGSEDESDGEEE
- the motB gene encoding flagellar motor protein MotB; amino-acid sequence: MAKRNKKKHDDHIDESWLLPYADILTLLLALFIVLFAMSSVDAQKFQQLSQVFNTVFVGEKGILEQGELPPGEAPSTEIPTKKEDEQNKDKKDQQFDYSLQEQEELTKVKERVDKYIDNNKLADEFDTKLTNEGLLITIGDNALFGSGSADVRNSDKKTAKKLANLLFMDPQREVVISGHTDNIPIKNSEYDSNWDLSVSRAVNFMKLILENKKLDPRSFSAKGSGEYQPIASNKTKEGREKNRRVEILVLPITQKAE
- the atpE gene encoding F0F1 ATP synthase subunit C, with translation MELLAAAIAIGLAAVGAGIGNGLIVGRTIEGIARQPELKSQLQGTMFLGIGLVEALPIIAVVVALLDMFVFR
- the atpA gene encoding F0F1 ATP synthase subunit alpha codes for the protein MAIKAEEISSLIKQQIETFESDLEVKDIGTVIEIGDGIARVHGLDEVMAGELIEFSNGVMGMAQNLEESNVGVVILGPYTEIKEGDEVRRTGRIMQVPVGEEMIGRVVNPLGQPIDGQGAINTSKTRPVEAEAPGIMDRKSVSEPLQTGIKAIDALVPIGRGQRELIIGDRQTGKTALAVDTILNQKGKDMICIYVAIGQKDSTVRSTVETFRRYGALDYTIVVSAGASEPAPLLYLAPYSGVAIGEEFMYNGKNVLVVYDDLSKQAVAYRELSLLLRRPPGREAFPGDVFYLHSRLLERAAKLSDEKGGGSLTALPFVETQAGDISAYIPTNVISITDGQIFLQSDLFFAGVRPAINAGLSVSRVGGAAQIKAMKKVAGTLRLDLASYRELEAFAQFGSDLDKATKAKLDRGQRTVEVLKQGLHKPLAVEKQVAIIYALTHGYIDDVPVHDVERFEAELFDYLDEHHKEMLDSINKTGNLPEEQEMNGAIEGFKRTFLTTESAQ
- the atpF gene encoding F0F1 ATP synthase subunit B, with product MSATIGTPYIFASLGGLHIGDILVQLICFLILLVIGRKFAWGPIMNMMKKREDYVISEIEAAEKSRKEAAELAVKSEERLKEAKQDAQRIIDDARTIASKQEQEIIEQARLESERLKKAAQADIRNEKEKAIQALQDQVASLSVLIATKVIEKELSDQDQARLIDDYVKQLGETNE
- the atpG gene encoding ATP synthase F1 subunit gamma, whose amino-acid sequence is MASLRDIKNRIESTKKTKQITKAMHMVSASKRNKAEQNAKQFIPYSEKIRQVVAHIASHSSHSHPMLTKRDVKKTGYLLITSDRGLAGGYNANVLRKLQQTIREKHSSPDEYSIIVIGRIGYEYCRKRNMPVIKSMIGLSDHPSYNDVNSLASEAVQMYVDEEIDELSIIYNHYVSAISQEVTKKTLLPIEQSWEASGGARSVYEYEPSEEKILESLLPQYAESLIYGALLDGKASEHAARMTAMQSATDNANEIIDDLTLSYNRARQAAITQEITEIIGGAAALE